In the genome of Methanomassiliicoccales archaeon, one region contains:
- a CDS encoding nicotinamide-nucleotide adenylyltransferase, giving the protein MSTQAEKTALVIGRFQPFHKGHLEVIRSIVDECHSIIVGIGSAQLSHTCENPFTAGERHLMISRSLRAAAIAEYSIVPIMDINRYAVWVAHVVSLVPPFHVVYSNNPLTRRLFSEAGYEVRASPLFNRKLYSGTEVRRRMLSGESWEELVPQAVVEVVNEINGVERIRELGPKQVERKDHGLIDYGGENA; this is encoded by the coding sequence ATGTCCACACAGGCAGAGAAGACGGCCTTGGTGATAGGCAGATTCCAGCCTTTTCACAAAGGCCATTTAGAGGTCATTCGCTCCATAGTCGATGAATGCCATTCCATCATCGTAGGGATAGGTAGTGCCCAGCTCTCCCACACTTGTGAGAACCCGTTCACTGCGGGTGAGCGGCATCTCATGATATCACGCTCACTGCGCGCCGCGGCTATTGCCGAGTATTCCATCGTGCCCATAATGGATATCAATCGCTATGCGGTCTGGGTGGCGCATGTGGTCTCGCTAGTGCCTCCATTCCATGTCGTTTATAGCAACAATCCCTTGACCCGAAGGTTGTTTTCAGAGGCTGGTTATGAGGTAAGGGCCTCTCCCTTGTTCAACCGTAAACTGTATTCCGGCACGGAGGTGCGTCGAAGGATGCTATCGGGCGAAAGTTGGGAAGAGCTCGTGCCTCAGGCCGTGGTTGAGGTCGTAAATGAGATTAATGGGGTGGAGAGGATAAGGGAGCTGGGGCCAAAGCAAGTGGAGAGGAAGGATCATGGACTTATCGACTATGGTGGGGAAAACGCTTAA
- the lonB gene encoding ATP-dependent protease LonB codes for MSRGKLYMTVEEPGGTEALPDVDTWIEKQPFTTTAEIKIPEKLADQVIGQDKAVEVIKKAAEQKRHVMLIGEPGTGKSMLARSMTEYLPKGELQDVIAYHNPEDPNEPKIRIVPAGKGKEIVAAQKREAMQRKQQKASMVTVIVLMVVMLTVVLWLQTGDPSFILVGIVAAAVIFFAMRYSGQRQENYMVPKLLVSHEENDMPPFIDATGAHAGALLGDVKHDPFQSGGLETPAHERLEVGAIHKASKGVLFIDEINMLRIESQQSLLTALQEGKFPITGQSERSSGAMVKSEPVPCDFILVCAGNLDAVSGMHPALRSRIRGYGYEVYMKSTMDDTEENRTKLIRFVAQEVAKDKKIPHFDKRAVAEIIKEAQRRAGRKGQLTLRLRELGGLVRVAGDIARENNQPVVTQEHVLAAKKIARSLEQQIADRYLEARKEYKSFVTEGAEVGMVNGLAALNTESSMAEYSGVVLPIVAEVTPAQSKNAGRIIATGKLGEIAKEAVSNVSAIIKKYTGEDISNHDVHVQFIGTYEGVEGDSASISVATAVISALEDVPVDQTVAMTGSLSVRGQVLPVGGVTAKIEAAAEAGIKKVIIPAANLKDVVLEERYIGKIQIVPVTNMSEVLENALVGGIKKDSLIKKLTSLVEGAPLSGASRPALQG; via the coding sequence GTGTCCAGAGGTAAGTTGTACATGACCGTTGAGGAACCAGGTGGCACCGAGGCTCTCCCCGATGTAGACACCTGGATTGAGAAGCAGCCTTTTACCACTACTGCCGAGATTAAAATCCCTGAGAAGCTGGCCGATCAGGTCATCGGACAGGATAAGGCAGTGGAGGTCATTAAAAAGGCTGCTGAGCAGAAGAGGCACGTCATGCTCATAGGGGAGCCAGGCACAGGCAAGTCTATGCTGGCTCGATCCATGACTGAGTATTTGCCCAAGGGAGAGCTGCAAGATGTCATCGCCTATCATAATCCAGAGGATCCGAATGAACCGAAGATCCGCATAGTTCCAGCGGGTAAGGGGAAGGAGATAGTGGCCGCCCAGAAGAGAGAGGCTATGCAGCGCAAGCAGCAAAAGGCTTCCATGGTCACGGTCATCGTGCTGATGGTGGTGATGCTCACCGTGGTCCTTTGGCTCCAGACAGGGGATCCATCGTTCATATTGGTCGGGATAGTGGCTGCGGCGGTGATATTCTTCGCCATGCGCTATTCGGGGCAGAGACAGGAGAACTACATGGTTCCCAAGCTTCTGGTCTCTCATGAAGAGAATGACATGCCACCTTTCATTGATGCTACGGGAGCGCATGCTGGTGCACTATTAGGAGATGTGAAGCACGATCCCTTCCAGTCCGGTGGTCTGGAGACGCCAGCACATGAGCGCCTGGAAGTGGGAGCGATTCACAAAGCCTCCAAGGGCGTGCTTTTCATCGATGAGATTAACATGCTGCGCATAGAGTCGCAGCAGTCTCTTCTCACGGCCCTTCAGGAAGGCAAGTTCCCCATCACCGGCCAGAGCGAACGCTCTTCCGGAGCCATGGTGAAATCTGAACCAGTGCCTTGCGACTTCATATTGGTATGCGCTGGCAATCTCGATGCCGTATCTGGTATGCATCCCGCTCTAAGGTCGCGCATTCGCGGATATGGCTATGAAGTCTACATGAAGTCCACCATGGATGATACCGAGGAGAATCGTACCAAGCTCATCCGCTTCGTGGCCCAAGAGGTAGCCAAGGATAAGAAGATACCTCATTTCGACAAGCGCGCCGTGGCCGAGATAATCAAAGAGGCCCAGAGGCGTGCCGGGCGCAAGGGGCAACTCACTCTTCGTCTGAGGGAGCTAGGCGGACTGGTGAGGGTAGCAGGTGATATCGCTAGGGAGAACAATCAGCCAGTGGTGACTCAGGAGCATGTCTTGGCGGCGAAGAAGATCGCACGTTCGCTGGAGCAGCAGATTGCCGACCGCTATCTTGAGGCCCGCAAGGAATACAAGTCTTTCGTCACTGAAGGGGCCGAAGTAGGGATGGTGAATGGATTGGCTGCCTTGAATACGGAGAGCTCTATGGCCGAATATTCCGGCGTGGTGCTGCCCATCGTGGCCGAAGTCACTCCGGCGCAGAGCAAGAACGCGGGAAGGATAATAGCCACGGGCAAGCTGGGAGAAATCGCCAAAGAAGCCGTGTCAAATGTTTCGGCCATCATAAAGAAATATACTGGCGAGGATATCTCCAACCATGATGTCCACGTGCAGTTCATCGGCACTTATGAGGGAGTGGAGGGAGATTCTGCCTCCATCTCGGTGGCCACAGCCGTCATATCCGCTCTGGAGGATGTCCCAGTAGACCAGACGGTGGCCATGACTGGTTCGTTGAGCGTACGGGGGCAGGTACTCCCGGTAGGAGGGGTCACGGCCAAGATCGAAGCTGCGGCAGAGGCGGGCATCAAGAAAGTCATCATCCCCGCAGCGAACTTGAAGGATGTGGTGCTGGAGGAGCGCTATATCGGGAAGATACAGATAGTGCCTGTGACCAATATGTCTGAGGTGCTAGAGAACGCCTTAGTAGGGGGCATCAAGAAGGATAGCCTCATCAAGAAGCTTACCTCTCTAGTCGAAGGAGCGCCCTTGTCCGGGGCCTCAAGACCCGCCTTACAAGGCTAA